AATATGTCCGCGCCGGCGGTGGCACTCCGCCACCAGGGGCCACGCCCATCGATGAAGCCGAGACAGATTAGCCAGAGTCAGCGGCGAAAATTCGCGGCCCCTTCCCAACTGGCAGTCGGGCACGATATTCGCTATGATTACGCCACAAACATTCCTTCCTCTCAATGGTCCCTTAGGGCATTTGGTCCATGGCACGTAAAGTTATCAATCGCCGAGAGTTGCGTGAACAAAGTGATGCTGCTGAGGCGCGCGGAGCCGGAGCCGACGACGCGGAAGTCGAAGCCGTAGAAGGTGAAGAAGAGGGTGGGAAAGTCAAAAAGAAGAAAGCTGCTCCCAAACGGAAGAGCCGGGCAAAGAGCACCGAGCCTGCTCGCTTGAAGCTGTTCTGGGGCGTTTTCAATCAAGCCTCGAAGCGAATCGCCAAGTACGATTTCACCCAAAAGAAGCAGGCCGAAGCGAAGGCTGCTGAACTTTCGGCTGGCGGTAAGAATCAGCACTTTGTGGCCAAGGTCAAGGAAGCCGTCGAAGAGTAAAAACTTCGTCCTGCCAATTTGGGGCTCTTCTCTACTTGGAATTGCCCCGCGGTTGCTCCATAGTTGTGGCTCGTTGGACTTGTGAATTTTGTTCCAAGTACCGGAAAGCCTGCCATGACTGACCGCCAGATTGTGCGTCCCAGCCGTCTCGATCTCGAATCTCCTGGCCGCCGCGACTACTGGGTCGCGCTCGAGCACGATAGTATCTGGGGCGATCATCTGTTGCCCCTGACCGTGTTTGTCGGCCCCGATTCCAAGCCGGGCGAAGGACTCCTCGCGACCGGTTCGAATCACGGTAACGAATACGAAGGACCCGTTGTCCTCAAGCATCTAATCCGCGAGATCAACCCAGCCGATGTGCTCGGCCGGATCATCTTGATTCCCGTCCTCAATCCAGCTGCGTTCCTCGCGGGGACGCGCGAAAGCACGCTCGATGATGGCGTGAATCTCAATCGCGCGTTTGTCGATGGTGCGGGGGTCACCCCAGCGCTCGCGGGAATTACGCATCGCATTGCGGCGTTCGTGCGCGAGTACCTGTGGCCGCGCGTGCATGTCGTCCTCGATTTGCATTCCGGCGGCGAAGTCGCCCGCTTCGCCATTTGTGCCAATTATCATCCCGTCGACGATCCGCAGCTGGCCCGCAAGATTGAAGAAACCGCGCGCTGGTTCGGCACACCCGCGCTGATGGTCTATCAAAACGTCACCCCGGGTTTGCTTCCTAGCGAAGCGGAACGCCTGGGTAAGATCACGGTCGGCACCGAACTAGGCTGGGGCCGCGCGGTCTGCACCGAAGGTGTGCGCTATGGTCGTCAAGGCGTTTTGGCTGCGGCCATTCATAACGGACAACTGCGCGGCACGATCGAGCCCATTGCCCATCATGCTGCTGGGACCCAGCGGAAATTGGAAATGGTCGATCGCGACTGTTTCACCGTAGCCCCTTTTGCCGGCCACTACGAACCGCTCCTCGATTGTGGTACGCCCGTAAAAAAAGGTCAGACCGTTGGTCTGCTCCACGACTTCGATCACATCGACGCCGAGCCTTGGCCCGCCCGCGCTGGGGTCGATGGCGTCGTGCTCGCGCAGGCCTGGGTTTCGCCCGTCCCGCGCGGGCAGCACATCGTCGTTGTCGGTCGCGACATTACCTGAAAAATCCGCCTCACTCCCCTGCCCTACTCCTATGAAAATCACCGAGATCGTCTGCCAGATCCTGCGCATCAAAACCGTCGAAGCAAAAACCGCCAGCAGTCAGGACTCGGTCCTCGTGCGAGTGCGCACGGACACCGGCTTGGAAGGAATCGGTGAAGCCGACTCTTCGCCCGAGATGGTCAAGGCGGTTATCGACGCTCCCTTCAGCCACAATATTGCGACCGGCCTACGGCAACTCTTGATCGGCGAAAATCCGCTGGAGACCGAACGCCTCTGGCAAAAAATGTATCGCCGCACGATGTACGCCGGGCGACGATCCGTGCCGATCACCGCCATGGCTGCCATCGATATGGCGCTGTGGGATTTGAAAGGCAAACATTTTGGCGAGCCCATTCACCGGCTGCTCGGCGGCAAGCAGCACGACAAGATCCTCGGCTATGCTTCGATCCTGTTCGGCAGGAACGGCGACGAGACTCAGCGAATTGCGGAGCGCTGGCGCGCGGCCGGCTATCACGCCGTAAAATTTGGTTGGGAGCCGATGGGCCAAAGCGAAGCCCTCGATCTCGACCTGGTGCGCGGCGCGCGAAAAGGTCTAGGGGACGATGGCACGCTGCTGATTGATGCGGGCTGTGTGTGGGACGCGCGGACGGCGCTGCAGCGGGCCCATTCGTTTGCCGAGTATCGCCCCGGTTGGTTGGAGGAAGCACTTCATCCCGATGACTACGAAGGTTATCGCTGGCTGCGCGATCGCTCGCCCGTGCCGATTGCAGCCGGCGAAGAGGAATGTGGCCGCCAGGCGTTCCGTCCGCTGATCGACGGCCGCTGCTTGGACGTTTATCAGGTCGACCTATCGCGCAACGGCTTCACCGACAGCCTGTACATTCGCCAGCGCGTAGAGGAAATCGGCGCGCGACTCTGCAATCACTGCTACACCAGTCCGGTCACTGTCGCCGCCAGTTTGCACTGGCTCAGCACCTGCCGCGATGCGTTTCTGTTTGAAGATTGCGTCGAAGATTCGCCCCTGCGTCACGAGCTAACGCACGAGAAGATCCAGACTGTCGACGGCTGGATTACCGTCCCCGATCGCCCCGGCCTCGGCGTGACGCTCGACGAAGACTTTGTGAAGCGAACGCTCATCTGCGAATCGCGCTGAGGCGATTTACGTAGCTCAGTCACTCCGTGACTGAGACCATTGCAAAATCGTCATCCAGGCTGAATTGTTGTGGCGGAAATATTAGCAGGGTTGCGAGTCATGGAATAACTCGCCTACGATTTTACACGCTGAATCACACTGAGCATCGCATTGCACATGACTGGGCCGGAGTCGGCCGTGAAGGGAAATTGGTTGCAGTACTTGGGCGATTGATAGCCGGCGTAACTCTTGGCGACGATATCGTGCGCATCGGGCAAGTAGCCAATCCGCCCGTTGGCATAGCAGGCGAACATTAACGCCGGGACTTCGGCCCGCTGACGAATCTCAATCGCGAACGGGCTAAAGAATTCGCTGCTATTGGCGACGAGATACAGTTCGCCCACGCGCAGTGCCTGCACTTCGGTGGGGAGTACTTCAGGACGAGTTTCCCAGTCCTGCAGCATTAACTCGGTCCATTCGAGATGAAAGCGACACATGGCGCGAACCGCTTTCCGTTCGTCGCCGTCGTGACGGCGAACCATGTCGTCGGGCCGGTTCGTCATCGAGCGGCCAATGGTCTCGCGCCAGCCGCGGATATCGTCGTCGGCCATGCGTCGTTCTGCCTCGCGCCGGTCCGCTTCGATTTCCTCGCGCGTCCAGCGCCGGGTCGGCAACTCCACCGTTGCTTGTGCGGCGGCCACCGTGGGCTGTTCGCAGTCGTGAGCGGCTCGTAAGGCGTCGCATGCTTCAGCGATCAGTTTCTCGGCCGGTTCTCGATAGCGATCTGGCGAGATGTATTCGCGGAGGAAGTTCGCATCGCCGCAGGCTCCTTGCACGTAGAGCGCAGTGGAACCTGGGAACGCGGCTTCAATTCCGTCGCACACCACTCCCGGAATATCGCGGCTGACGCTCCAGGGCTGCCACTGGGTTGTCAATGTTGGATGCGCGCCATAGTTGGCGACCATGGCCAACGTGTGACCGGGCTGAGTGACGCGATTGATTCGCAATAGTGTGAGTTGTGAGTCGACCACTCCTGCTGGCCGCGTACGGTTGAAGCTGATGCCCGGCACATCGACCTGAGCATGCGCGACGCGTGCGGGTTCGAGCGACTTCCAGGCTAAGATGGCCGCAGTCGCCGCTTGTTGACTGGCCAGATGTTCGTAGAGCGGATGACACTCACCCACGCCGCGCAGGCCGCCGGCAGCGGGCGCGTTATGGCTGTGCGAACAGGTGAGCATGATCGCGGAGCCGGGAATGCCGGTCGCGCCGGTGATCAACTCGCGCGTGCGGCGGGTGAAGGCTTCGTCGATCAGCATCAGGTCGAGCGTGATTAGCACGACCGTTTGCTCGCCGTCGGTCATGACGAGCGCGGTTGCGAAGAGGGGATCGGCGATTTGTCGCCAGCGCCGTTCGATGTAGTAACCCCAGCCGGTTAACTCCACGCCCCAGAAGGGTGTAATCTCGCGACGGGCGACGCCGGCTTGAAACATGGCAACTCCTGCTGTGAGAACGAAGGCTTCGCTGGCATTTCGGGAGCCGGAAGCGTCAGCGCCCGGAGAGGTCCGATCCGCGATTCGGTGAAACCTCCGGGCGCTCACGTTTCCGGCTCAGGAACTTTGCCGCCGTCACTAACGAATCAATTCAATCGAAGGACTACTGCGGGAAGATGTGCGTCAACTTATACTCGTCGCAGCGAACTGTCACGCATTTCTCGCGAACCAATCGAGCCACTATTATGCGGATTTCCCGTATCGAAGCCTTGCCGATTCGCATCCCGCTCAAGCCCGAGCGGCGGATGATTTCGGCGCTCGGCAAGCATGATGTCTCCGAATTCACGCTGGTGGTCGTACACACCGATGACGGTCTGTTCGGACTGGGCGAAGCCACAGTCACGCCGCGATGGAGCGGCGAAACGGCCCGCGGTGCGCAAACGCTCATCGAACACGTTTTCACTCCCGTGTTATTGGGTTGCGATCCGTGCGATATCGAAGCCATCGATGCGCGGCTCGATGCGGTGGCCGTCGATAACTGGTTCGCGAAAGCGGCGATCGAAATGGCCTGCTGGGATCTGGCCGGTAAAGCGGCGAACAAGCCGGTGTACGAATTGCTCGGGGGTGCGTGTCGCCCGCTGACGATTCGCAATCGCTTTTCGCTGGGTGCTTATACGACGGAAGTGATTCAGCCGCGGGCTGTCGCGCTGGTCGCAGCGGGTTTCGATACGCTCAAAGTGAAAGTGGGAACCGATCCAGTAGCGGATGTGGTGCGGGTCCGTGCTGTCCGCGAAGTGATCGGGCCGAACATCAAGCTGACCATCGACGCCAACGGCGGTTGGAACGAAGCCCAGGCGCTCGATTGCCTCGCCAAACTGGCCGACTGCAACTTGACGCTCGTCGAGCAACCCCTGCCGCGCGGTAACTACTCGGGGCTCAAGCGACTGCGAGAACGAACGGGGCAGAAAATTCTCGCCGATGAAAGTTGCTTTGACGAAGTCGAAGCCCGCGAGTTGATCGAGCAAGGTTGCTGCGATGCGATCAGCCTGTATCCGGGCAAGCAAGGCGGCATTCGCAGGTCGATTCGCATTGCGAACCTGGCCGCCGAGCACCAGATTCCCTGCTCCATCGGCTCGAATCTGGAATGGGACGTGGGTGCTGCCGCGATGCTCCATTTCATCGTGGCCACACCGAACATGCAGGTCGAACTGTATCCCGGCGATTGCCTTGGCCCGTTCTATCACGAGGTTTCGCTGGCCAAGAATCCGCTGCACATCTCCGGGCCCTTCACGACGATCAACTCGGGCCCCGGTTTAGGAATCGAACTCGATTTTGATGTCGTCGAGAAGCATCGCATTCGGTAAGGCAGGATTGTGCGATGTCTTAGGTAGCCCGACGCGTCAGCGAGGGAGCTATTCTGATTTCCGGTTCTGTTGCAATGAACCGCTGTTTGTGATTTCCCCTCGCTGACGCTTTGGGCTACCCAAAGAGGGACTACTTCGCTGCCGCCACGTTTTCGAGCGACTTCGTACAGTCGACCATCAACCAGCAGAGGCCACTGGCGAGGTACATGCCAGCCAAGAGATAGAAGAGTGGATCCCAACTGGTGATTTTGGTCAGCTTGTCGTCGACCAGCACTTCGCGCGTGAAGACATCGAGCAGGCGACCAAAGACGAGGGGCATCACCACGCCGCCGACAGTGCCACTGGTGTTAATGATGCTAAAGACGGTCGCGCTATACCGGCCACCCATATCGGTGCAGGTGCCCCAAACCGTGGGCTGGCTCCAGTCGCCAAAAAACTTCGCGAACATCAGCATGAACGCCGCGACCGTCGCCGATTCTTGCTGTGTAACGGTGAGGAGCATGAGGCAGCCGACGACCTTGCCAACGAAGCCCACTCCCGAACGTCCCCAGCGGCGACTGCCGGAAAGGTGGATCGAAACTTCGTTAAGCGCACCGCCGGCCAGTCCGCCTAGCGCGCCACCGATTAAAGGGAGTGCTGCCAGGATGCCCGTTTGCGAAAGATCGAGCCCGCGCGATTGGAGAAAGTACTTGCCGATGAGCGAGACGAAAGCGACATCGGAGCCCGCATCGCAAAACTGCTGACAAATGAACCAGCGCAAGCTAGTGCTGCGGAGCGCGTTGCCCCAGGGGAGCATTGCGGGTTGAGTGGCGGCATTGGCCGGTGTGAGTTCTTCCGGCCCGCGAATGATTATTCGTTCGGCCTCATTCACGCGGGCATCGGCGGCTGGTGAATCGCCGTAGCCGAGCCAAAAGAGAAGGCCGTAAAGCAAACCGACGGCACTGAGGATGAGCAGGCCAGTTTGCCAACTCAGCCCCAGCCAGCCCATCATGATCGTGCCGAAAATGATGGACGAAAGTGCCGCGCCGCTTCGTCCCGCGGTCGAGGCGATCAAGCCTTGCAGTGCGGTGCGTCCCACGGGAGAGAACCAGACCTTCGATGCTTTCGTGAGTGCTGGATAGCAACCCGCTTGCGCGGCACCGAAGAGTAACCTTGCGCCGCCAATCAGCACAATCACCATCGTCAGGTTGCCGGTCGACGAGCCTCCACCCAGCAGCCACGAAACGCCGACCAGCGCGGCCATCGCCAGCGACCAAAACAGAATGCTGAAGGTCAGAAACCAGCGCGGGCCGAAGCGGTCGATGATCATGCCGCTGGGAATCTGCCCGGCGGCATAGGTGTAGTAGAAGAGCGAAAAAAGAAACTCAGTCTGGCTATGACTGAGGTTGAACTGACCCTGCAACTTGGGATTGACGAAGTTCCACGTGTAGCGATGCAAATAGAGCAGGAACGAAGCCCCGCACGAGAGAAGCAGAATTAGCCAGCGAACACGGGTGGGTTGTGGTGGTGGCTCGGCAGACGTTGTTTCGTCCATGAGGCAGGTTTTCGCAAGCGGGTTTTCGCGGTCAAGGTGCTGGCAGCGGGTGAGCGGCTCCCCCAGAATACGCTTTCCCTTCACGCGATCAAGAAGAACCTCGTTCGATTCGCAACCTCTGCCGAAAGAAATCATGAACGCAAAACTGCTCAAAGAAAAAATGCTGCGCGGCGAAACGGTCTATGGCACCATGATCCAGCATGCGACCAACCCGGCACTCGTCGACTTTCTGCCGCCCGGCGCGCTCGACTTCGTCATCTTCACTGCCGAACACAATGCGCTCGACATCGCCGATTTCCTCCCGCTGCGTTACGCTTTGGCCGCGAAAGGGATTGTCTCGCTCGCCCGCACTCATAGCCGCGATCCCGACGATGTCTCCAAGGTGTGTGACAGCTACGACGGAGTCGTGGTGCCGTATGTCGAAGATGTCGCCCACGCCAAGCGCCTGGCAGCTGCTGCCGTCTATCGCCCGCTGAAGGGGGCGGCGCTCGAGCGGGTGTTGAAGGATGATAAGTGGCCGAATGCGCGGACGAAGCAATATTGCTTTGAAGAACGCTGCGCCAATACGCTGTTTATTCCGATGATCGAGTCGGTCGAAGCAGTCGACAATCTCGAAGAGATTTGCTCGATCCCCGGTGTGAACGCCGTCTTCGTCGGTCCGAACGATCTCACCACGAGCATGGGCATTCCCAACGAATACGATCATCCCGACTTCGTCGCCATGATGAAGCGAATTATCGAGATCGCTGACCGCAAGCACGTTCCCGCCGGCAGTTGGTTCGGCACGGTCGAGCAGCAACAACGGACCATGAAGCAAGGTGGGCGGTTCGTTGTTTACTCGAACGACTCCTCGATGATGAAAGACGCGATTCAGTTAGCGTTCGGACAGATGAGAAAGGCGTAACGCGAGTTCGCCGTTCTTACATAGCCCGACGCGTGAGCGAGGGGACATTCGAATGGATTGTTCGCAGCGAGTGAACGTAAACTCAGGAAATCCCCTCGCTGACGCGTCGGCGAAGTGGGAGATCGTCGATATTCTTGGTTACGAAGCAGCGACGTGAAAGTCGGTTAGTGCCGTCCCCTCGCTGACGCGTCGGGCTAAGTGGGAGGGATGTTACGCCAACTCAAACCCCGGTATGGTGCCGGTGCTGGAACCGAACGAATCGATGTCGAGGCCTAGGCGCTGGAGCATCTGGACGTAGAGATTGCTGAGGGGCGGGTTCTTTTTGGGGTCGAAAGCCAGGTGCTGGCCATGGCGATAGCCGCCGCCAGCAACAACGATTGGCATGTTGATGTTGCTGTGGCTGCTGGCGTTGCCGAGGTTGCTGCCGAAGAGAATGGTGGTGTGGTTGAGCAAGTTGCCGCCAACTTCGGGCGTGGCTCTGAGCTTGGCGAGCAACTCGCCGAAGAGCTTCATTTGTTCGAGTTCGATAATCTTGAGTTCGGCTAGCTTCGCGGGATCTTGCCCGTGATGCGACAGGTTGTGCCAGTCTTGAGAGACCCCTTCGATCTTCGGCACTGCGTTCATGCCGGAGAAAGCGAACGTGATGAAGCGTGTCGAGTCGGTCTTGAACGCAAGGCACATCAGGTCGACCATCAGGCGTACCTTCGCGGCCACTTCCTTGTTGTCGGTCACATCGACTGGAATCTTCGCCTCGACTGCGGGCTTCGGTTGTTTGGCCCACGCTTGTGCTTTTTGCAGACGCAGTTCCACATCGCGGACGGCGGCAAAATACTCGGCCAGCTTTTCGCGGTCTTGTTTGCCTAAGCCTCGCTCAAGCGCGTGGGCTTCCGCCAGCACGGTATCGATCACGCTTTCGCCCTGCGAAAGACGGTCGACCTGCGAGCGGACTTCGGCAGGCGTTCCTTCGACGAACATCTTCTTAAAGACGGTCGAGGGACGATCCTGAGCGGGAATGGCCACACCATTGCGCGTGTGCGAGAGCCCGCGGCTGGAGGATGACGACAAAACCAGCGACGAGAAGCGAGTATCGGGGGCCAACCGCTCGACGGCGAACTGATCGAGCGAGATTGTGTTTTTGAAACTATCGGAGCGAGGATGAGGCGCGGCCGTCAGGTACGAAGCTTCGGCCGAGTGACCCCCATCGACATCGGGGTGCGAGAGCCCGGAGAAGACGGTGTAGTCGTTACGAAAATCCTTAATGACGTCGAGATAAGGAGACGGCTCGTACTCTTTGCCGGTCTGCTTGGGAAACAGATTCTCGGTGTGCAGGCCGAGGGTCGTATTGATGCAAAGAAGCCTGCGGGGAGCCTCTTTGGGCTGCTTCGCGTCGGCGGCTTGGGCGACGCGGCGGAGAATCGTCTGCTCAAAAATCGGCAGTGCCAGGAGAGCGCCAGCACCACGCAGGAACAAGCGGCGGGAATGTCTCGATTCGAGCATAGGAGTAGTCTTCCGTGGCAGATGTAGTTTTTTTGAGCGGTTTGTGGACGTTACTTATTGCGGAACAGTTCGCTGAGGACGACGGCGTGCACGAGCGAGCGGAGGCCGTACTTCTGATCTTTGACTTTAGCGACGACGCGCTCGATCTCGGGCTGATCGCCATATTGTAAGCCGCCGCCGGTGGCGTAGACCATCAGTTTTTGCGTTACCGCCCGCGCGACCTGATCGGGGTCGGCCAGCAGCAGTTGTTTGAACTCGGCGAGGTCGGCGAACTTGCGGCCATCTTTCAAGGCGTCCCCTGCTTCGACCTTTGGTCCCCAGCCGTAATTGGGGCGGGCCAGGAACTTGGCATAGCTGACGTCGGGGACTTTCACTTTTTCTCGCGTGCCGATGGCGCGATAGTTGTCACGATAGCCGCCGATAACGTCGTAACTCTCCAAGGCGAAGCCCGGGGGATCGATCTCGGCATGACAAGACCGGCAACTTTCAATATCGCGATGCTTGGCCAGTTAATCGCGAATGGTCACCGCGCCGCGAATGTCAGGCTCGATGGCCGGCACGCTCGCCGGTGGTGGTTTGGCCGCTTGTCCCATGATGCGGTCGAGGACCCATACGCCGCGCAGCACGGGCGAAGTAGTTGTACCGTTAGCGGTGACCTTGAGAATGCTGGCGTGCGTGAGAACCCCGCCTCGATGATGCTCGGGTGCGAGGGGGACCCGGCGCATTTCGACGCCGTCTACATCCTGAATGTTGTAGTGCCGCGCGAGGCGACCATTGAGGATCGCAAAATCGGAGTCGATGAAGTTGAGGACCGGCAGGTCATTCTTCAGCAGTTCGTCGAAGAACAACTCCGTTTCGCGCACCATCGACCATTTCAGCAGTTCATCGTACTCGGGATAGAGTTGCCCATCGGGGGTCGTGAAGTCGATCTCACGCAAGCTCAGCCATTGGCCGGTAAAGTTCTCGACGAATCGCTGTCCCTTGGGGTGAGTGAGCAAGCGTTCGGTTTGAGCGCGGAGAACTTCGGGCTTGCGCAGTTCGCCTTTGGCAGCCAGGCGGAACAAGTCGTCGTCGGGAAGGCTGCTCCACAAAAAGTAGGAGAGGCGCGAGGCAAGCGCGAAGTCATCGAGTGGTCCCGCGGGCTCTTGCAGGTAGAGGAACCGAGGCGAGCAGAGGATTGCCTTGATGCCGAGCCGCAGCGACTCGTCGTACGGTTTGCCAGCTTCGAGTGAGTTCTTCACCAGCGTTAAATAGGGTTGCAAATCGGTGGGCGTAGTGGGACGACGAAAGGCGCGGGGCAGTATGCGACTTAACGTCTTGGTGGCGTCTTCAATGGTTCCTTGCTTGGGGTCGATGTCGCCGTACATCCGCCGATAGCTTTCGGTCGGCCAGGTTTCGGGCAACGGACCTTCGAATTCAACGCCGCGAATGTTGATCGATGGGCCGGGATAATCGCTGAAGGCATCGCTTTTGACAAAGGCCCGCGGGAGTGCGACGGGTTCGACCTTGATCGTCTCGCGCGGAGCGAGACGCAAGACGAGTTCAATCGTCTGATGCTCCCCCTGATGCAAGTCGTAATACCCCACGCGGCGCGCGGAGCCAGCGGCTGTGTTGAAGTTGCCGGCAAGGACGGCCAAGGTAAGAGGCTTGTCCGATTGATGAGCTCGGGCTGTGATTTTGCAACGATAGAGTCCGGGCTCCTTGGGGCGGAACTTCGAAATGTGCGTGGGATTGCCGTCGGAGCGGAAGAGGTAGGTATCGTCACCTTCAAAGACACAGCCGCGGAAATAGGAAGGAATGCAATCTTTGAGAAGATGCTTTTCGATTGCCGGGGGCGCTTTGGTGAGCGGCAGCACAGCAGCGGTGAAGACGGCGTCGGCTGCTTCCAAATATTGTTCGATCAAGACGGGTGAGACATTCAGTGCGGAGCCGACATTGTCGAAGCCGAAAGCGATGGTGTCTTCGGGCAACAGTTCTTTCACGGCCACATCGACGGCGAACAAATCGCGGACGGTGTTTTCGTACTCTGTGCGGTTCAAACGCCGCAAGACCACACGCCCTTCGGCCCGCTTGGCCAGCGCGGCAGCATCGAGCCGGGCAGAGAGGCGGCGAATGACGGCGGTTACATCAGCGGCAGGTGGCCGCGGCTCTTTTTCGGGTGGCATATCCCCCGCGCGCAGCCGACCGACGATATTTTGCCAGCGCTCAAAAATTTGCGCGTCGGCCAAATCGGCACCGAGTTGATCCAGCCGCAATTCCCCTTCGCTCTTTTTGTCGTTGTGGCAACGATTGCAGTGCTGTGCGAAGAAGGTGCTGACGTGCTGGTCGAGCGGTTCCGCCGCGCGGGCTGGGCGCACGGCGGCGATTCCCAACTGAGCAATGACTATTAATGCAATGAAGTTATCGAGCCTGCCAATCATCTCGCCATCCCTTTGTGCATCCCACATCTCCGCGTTCAACGATCGATACCAAGCATCGATGCGCGAAGCTGTCAGTTTATGCGTGGGCTATTAAAAATGCGAATTAGATACTGTGGGGTGCGAGTCATGTAATGACTCGCCTACGTAGTTCGGTCACTCCGTGACCGAGAAGCGCGAGTCATGGAATGACTCGCCTACGGGAGCTTCTATCTTAATGAAGTGATAAGGAATGGCTTTTTTGGGGGAACTCGTTGGCTGGTGCGGGCGTCCAAGTGCTTCGACAGAAGCAGTGCGCGCAGGGAGCCAGGACCGCGCGAAGTGGGGCCGGTGAACGCCGGGACTAATGCTCGTAACTTATGGATGCACAACAGCTTGTGACGTGAAGTGAGATGTCTGGCAGGCGGTGTTTGGACTGGCGCTGTGATTCGCCAGCGAACCATCCGCCGGGGTTCCGCTAGTTTGTTTCTCGGGAGTAACAAATCTCCGAGTGGCAACTAGGATGGAATATTCGCCCTCAGAATTCGTTTGGAGTTCGTTGGGGGCTGAGGCGGGAAGTTAACGCAATCGAATTGTGGAACGGAAGAGGTCTGTCGTGAAGTTTGCCAATGAGCGGATTCGTCGGCGTCGAGATCTTCATCGTGGTGCAGCTGGGCAATTGAGTGCCGAGGAGCGTGCCCGGCGCAATAAGCTGAAGCGGCGGAACCTGTGGCTAGAGTCACTGGAAGATCGCAGCTTGATGGCGACCTTGAACCTGGTCGTCAATTTGTATGAAGACAATGCCGGCTCGCCCGGAGCGCTCATCACGACCGATACCGTCGTGCCGGGGCAGGAGTTCTTTGTCGAGATTACGGCGAAGGATACCTCCACTGTGCCGTCGGGCATCAACGGCCTGGCGCTCGATGTTTCGTTCAACTCGACAGCCTTTGAAGAGATCGATTCCCCTTTCGATCCCGCCAGCGTGGCCAGCCCGCTGATTACTTCGGCCTTTCCATTGTTCCGCTCGGGTACACTCGATAATACTGCTGGGACGATCGACGAACTGCGCGGTGGCAGTTCGCAATCGACCAGCA
Above is a window of Anatilimnocola aggregata DNA encoding:
- a CDS encoding M14 family metallopeptidase, which codes for MTDRQIVRPSRLDLESPGRRDYWVALEHDSIWGDHLLPLTVFVGPDSKPGEGLLATGSNHGNEYEGPVVLKHLIREINPADVLGRIILIPVLNPAAFLAGTRESTLDDGVNLNRAFVDGAGVTPALAGITHRIAAFVREYLWPRVHVVLDLHSGGEVARFAICANYHPVDDPQLARKIEETARWFGTPALMVYQNVTPGLLPSEAERLGKITVGTELGWGRAVCTEGVRYGRQGVLAAAIHNGQLRGTIEPIAHHAAGTQRKLEMVDRDCFTVAPFAGHYEPLLDCGTPVKKGQTVGLLHDFDHIDAEPWPARAGVDGVVLAQAWVSPVPRGQHIVVVGRDIT
- a CDS encoding mandelate racemase/muconate lactonizing enzyme family protein, translated to MKITEIVCQILRIKTVEAKTASSQDSVLVRVRTDTGLEGIGEADSSPEMVKAVIDAPFSHNIATGLRQLLIGENPLETERLWQKMYRRTMYAGRRSVPITAMAAIDMALWDLKGKHFGEPIHRLLGGKQHDKILGYASILFGRNGDETQRIAERWRAAGYHAVKFGWEPMGQSEALDLDLVRGARKGLGDDGTLLIDAGCVWDARTALQRAHSFAEYRPGWLEEALHPDDYEGYRWLRDRSPVPIAAGEEECGRQAFRPLIDGRCLDVYQVDLSRNGFTDSLYIRQRVEEIGARLCNHCYTSPVTVAASLHWLSTCRDAFLFEDCVEDSPLRHELTHEKIQTVDGWITVPDRPGLGVTLDEDFVKRTLICESR
- a CDS encoding mandelate racemase/muconate lactonizing enzyme family protein, which gives rise to MRISRIEALPIRIPLKPERRMISALGKHDVSEFTLVVVHTDDGLFGLGEATVTPRWSGETARGAQTLIEHVFTPVLLGCDPCDIEAIDARLDAVAVDNWFAKAAIEMACWDLAGKAANKPVYELLGGACRPLTIRNRFSLGAYTTEVIQPRAVALVAAGFDTLKVKVGTDPVADVVRVRAVREVIGPNIKLTIDANGGWNEAQALDCLAKLADCNLTLVEQPLPRGNYSGLKRLRERTGQKILADESCFDEVEARELIEQGCCDAISLYPGKQGGIRRSIRIANLAAEHQIPCSIGSNLEWDVGAAAMLHFIVATPNMQVELYPGDCLGPFYHEVSLAKNPLHISGPFTTINSGPGLGIELDFDVVEKHRIR
- a CDS encoding MFS transporter; protein product: MDETTSAEPPPQPTRVRWLILLLSCGASFLLYLHRYTWNFVNPKLQGQFNLSHSQTEFLFSLFYYTYAAGQIPSGMIIDRFGPRWFLTFSILFWSLAMAALVGVSWLLGGGSSTGNLTMVIVLIGGARLLFGAAQAGCYPALTKASKVWFSPVGRTALQGLIASTAGRSGAALSSIIFGTIMMGWLGLSWQTGLLILSAVGLLYGLLFWLGYGDSPAADARVNEAERIIIRGPEELTPANAATQPAMLPWGNALRSTSLRWFICQQFCDAGSDVAFVSLIGKYFLQSRGLDLSQTGILAALPLIGGALGGLAGGALNEVSIHLSGSRRWGRSGVGFVGKVVGCLMLLTVTQQESATVAAFMLMFAKFFGDWSQPTVWGTCTDMGGRYSATVFSIINTSGTVGGVVMPLVFGRLLDVFTREVLVDDKLTKITSWDPLFYLLAGMYLASGLCWLMVDCTKSLENVAAAK
- a CDS encoding HpcH/HpaI aldolase family protein: MNAKLLKEKMLRGETVYGTMIQHATNPALVDFLPPGALDFVIFTAEHNALDIADFLPLRYALAAKGIVSLARTHSRDPDDVSKVCDSYDGVVVPYVEDVAHAKRLAAAAVYRPLKGAALERVLKDDKWPNARTKQYCFEERCANTLFIPMIESVEAVDNLEEICSIPGVNAVFVGPNDLTTSMGIPNEYDHPDFVAMMKRIIEIADRKHVPAGSWFGTVEQQQRTMKQGGRFVVYSNDSSMMKDAIQLAFGQMRKA
- a CDS encoding DUF1552 domain-containing protein — its product is MLESRHSRRLFLRGAGALLALPIFEQTILRRVAQAADAKQPKEAPRRLLCINTTLGLHTENLFPKQTGKEYEPSPYLDVIKDFRNDYTVFSGLSHPDVDGGHSAEASYLTAAPHPRSDSFKNTISLDQFAVERLAPDTRFSSLVLSSSSSRGLSHTRNGVAIPAQDRPSTVFKKMFVEGTPAEVRSQVDRLSQGESVIDTVLAEAHALERGLGKQDREKLAEYFAAVRDVELRLQKAQAWAKQPKPAVEAKIPVDVTDNKEVAAKVRLMVDLMCLAFKTDSTRFITFAFSGMNAVPKIEGVSQDWHNLSHHGQDPAKLAELKIIELEQMKLFGELLAKLRATPEVGGNLLNHTTILFGSNLGNASSHSNINMPIVVAGGGYRHGQHLAFDPKKNPPLSNLYVQMLQRLGLDIDSFGSSTGTIPGFELA
- a CDS encoding DUF1585 domain-containing protein: MKVPDVSYAKFLARPNYGWGPKVEAGDALKDGRKFADLAEFKQLLLADPDQVARAVTQKLMVYATGGGLQYGDQPEIERVVAKVKDQKYGLRSLVHAVVLSELFRNK